Below is a window of Panthera leo isolate Ple1 chromosome B4, P.leo_Ple1_pat1.1, whole genome shotgun sequence DNA.
ccaggtagCGAGGGCAGGGCGTGGGGTAGGTGGGGACCAAGGACCCCCAAACCGGTTGCTGGGGGTAGAGGGTGAGATTCGCGGCCCCGAATGCGTCTCGTTGGAAGGACTCGTTCTCTCCTCCGGGAGCCCCACAAGGCTCGGGGCAGCAAGCCGGGTCCGCGAGCCCGCGTAGCGGTCTCAGAGCCCGCCACCGCCACGCCATCCTTGCAGAATGTGTTCAGAGTCGCATACCCAACCTGGAAGAGGTCTGGGAATGCACGGTGCGAGGAGGAGAATTGAGAGGCTGGGTAAGTGGGAATAACAGTGGAAAAAAGCAGGATCCGCCCCCACGCATTCTGCTTTTTCGGTTTTCCTTTCCCACTTCTCTCCGGCTTCAGTCATTACCGGCTGTCTGATACCCTGGCCCCAAGTTCTGCCCTAGTCCGGGTCTGGTTCCCTTGAGTCTAGAGCGTGGCGTTGGAAGGCAGGTCCTGGGTGAAGTTGGACTACTCCTTCCCATTCTTTAGGCTTCAGGTGTCCGGTCTTCGTAGGGTGGGGGCGGTTCTCTGAATGACCTTTGCCAGCTCAATAACTGAGCATCTGTCCCCTGGAGCAGGCGTCCTGATAAACCAGTGGCATCTTTGAGGTAGCCTATGCTCATTTAGACTCTTGGTTTAGCCTGGGAATAGCCGAGTGACTTTGGGCAGTCATCTGGCTTTTCTGTGCTTGGTTTCCACATTGGTAAAACTGATCAACTGTCATCAGTGTGAGGCCTCCTCTGACCACTGTGTTTAATATTGCACCCCACCAACTCCCTCATCCTTCTGTGCTTGTTTTACAAGTTTATCGATTTTCTGTTTCCCCTACTAGGGACATAAGTACCATGAAATGCAGTAATTTTTGTCTGCCGTAGGCACTGCTGTATTCCCAGGTCTAACACAGTGCCTTGAACGTCgtactcaaaaaataattaaggaatGGTGCCTGAATAGAAATAGGTGTTACTTGTGGTGCCTGTGGTTCCAAGTGAATGAATGGCAGCCTGCTTATCCAAGATTGTGCTGCCTCCATTCCTGCCTGcatcccttcttcttttctttttttttttaggttttatttttaagtaatctctactcccaatgtgggggtcaaacgtaaaccttgagatcaagggtcgcatgctccactgactgagccaaccaggttccccagcaccccgccccccccccccccccgacttctTTTGTTCTAACGACAGAAgtcagagaaggaggggaaaCTCGAAGTTTCACATCCCCCCTGACTGCCTGGACTTCCTTAACCAGATAACCTTCTTGGGGTCCAGGATGAGGGGTGCTGAAATGGAATGATACTGGCCAGCCCCCACTTTCCCCAGGCGTGATGCCTTACCCAGTCCTTTTTCCCTAGAGCAAGGAGGTGACTTCCTTATCtcttttacaggtgagaaagctGACGTTCCAGAGGCTAAGCTATTTGCCCCAGGGCccacagacagaggcagagccagggctccAGCCCAGAGCTCTAGACACCAACCCCTGTGCTCTAAGCATTCCTTTATTGCCAATATTATCTTTTCTCCTACCTCCTACCATCCCACAGTGTTTATTGTGTGTCTGGTTGGTcacaggccctgggctggggatGGGGCTCCGGGGCCTCCCAAAGCTGGGTTCTTGGTATTTGGAGGCTATATCAAGTTGGGAAGTTGCTGTTCACCTGCactctttattttatataaccaAGCTCTGGAtctcacctcctctctctggGTTACTTTCCTAGCTCTAGGATCTTGGATATGGACCTTCTTCGGTTCCTGGCCTTCGTCTTTGTCATGCTATTGTCTGGGACAGGAGTTACAGGCACCCTGAGGACCTCCTTGGACCCAAGCCTAGAGATCTGTATCCTttggggttggaggtggggtTAATGAGCTGTTTCTGAGGGGTCTGTAAATAAAGTCTGTACCCACACCCCCTTGGATTCCAGAGATGGAGCAGACTCAGCCTATGGGAATAGGGGAGAAAAGGTGAGGTGCTCTAATCAAGCCTTGATCAAGTCAATTTTCTTCTGGTCCTCAGTTTTTCCACATGTTAAATGGAGAAGGCAAAACATACTTCTCAGAGCCATGAGGGCTCTGAGGATTGTACATGTGCTTTGCATCTTGTGGGTGAGACCCTGGGTGGAGACCCAGGGTGGAGGCCCTGGCATACAGGGGCTACCTACTCTGGGCCAGACCTTGGGGACACAAGAAGAATCAGGACCAGTCATCCCTGGTTTTGAGGAATTCACAGGCCTCTCACTATACTTTGTGGTTAGCCCTTTAATGAAacatggtggggggagaggggcagggagaaataCTGCGCTGTGGCTTTTGAACTGGGTCATGAAAGAATAGAAATTCATGgagaagagtgggggggggggcatcccaGGCAAAGTGTACAGCGGGAGCAGAGGAGTGGAGGTTCTGGGAATAGTGAATGGTTGCAGTGGATGATGGGAAGATCATGAGAAGGGGAGGTTAGGAGCCAGGTCCTGAGGGTTGTGTTCAGGGCATTGGATGTAGACTCCTCAGTGAAATGGACAAATGATACCTTGCAGGATGCCTCTGCTTCTCAGTTTGTTTCTTctgtgggagtgggggcagggggagcgtCTCAGCCATGGGCATCTATGGCCCTTGCAGATACTTGCTGTTCGGGAATGGGCCCTCTGGATTGGGACCACTGGATTGTCCAGGCCGGCCCCTTGACTTAATGCCACCCAGATAAGAAGATGTTTGAGGTGAAGCGGCGGGAGCAGCTCTTGGCACTGAAAAACCTGGCACAGCTGAATGATGTCCACCAGCAGTATAAGATCCTTGACGTAATGCTCAAGGGGCTCTTTAAGGTGCGTGTGGGCATGGGACAGCTCACCACCAGGTCTTTGGTCTGGGCACTGATAGATGGGTAGGAGTTCCCTGAGGGGCTGGTATTTAACGAGGGGGAACTACACAGATTTGagatagattttaaataaatagggcCGTCTGTGAAGGGCTCTGCAGAGCCACTCAGCCTGGGTGGGTTCCCTCAGGTGCTGGAGGACTCGCGGACAGTGCTCATTGCTGCCGATGTGCTCCCAGATGGGCCCTTCCCCCAGGACGAGAAACTGAAGGATGGTATGATCTTCCCAGTCttgctctttcctccttcccaccacCTTGATCTCTCGCTGCGctgctcctttcctccttttctcctcactCTTTTTCCCTCTGGAAGTATCCTCTTATGAAACCTTCCAAGTGGTCCCCTTGGGTGTATGGACACTTCATTCATATTTCTCTGGGCATTTCCAGGCTTCAGAGCCAGTTTCTGGGCCCCTGACATGGATATAGTCCTTCGTACTGTACCGTGCTTGGGGCAGGGGAAACGGGGCGGGGAGCCTCTGCCCACAGCCCCACCTCAGGGGCCCTTGCCTTTTCTATCACCCTGACCATTCTGGTAGAGAAGGCAAGCGTTGTTCCCATTTATAGGAGAAACACAGAACAGACCTATTGAAGGGACTTGCCAGTGGGGGCAGTTAACAGCGctcttttctactgttttaaaGCCTCAGTCCCCTTAAATCCTTTTTGAGACAAGGTggggaaaacagataaataagagAGAACGGAATGTTTCTGTGTCCCTTCATCCCCTTTTCTAAGACTTTTTCTCCAGTGGTaattcccttcccaccccctgtTAACTGATTATATTCTAACGATAAAACATTAGATTATACTGTCTGAGAGAGGATGGAAATAGAACTTATATATCAAATGGTGGGCACTTTATAAATATCATCTCAAATCTCCACTATAACTCTGAGGAAGGCACTGTTGCCTTCATTTTCCAGGTAAAAGAGGACAAGTGTTTTGCTCTTGCAAACCTGTAAACCAAGCTAACTCCCGAGTTCTTTGAGGTTCAAGATTGTTCTGAGGTCCAGAGGTCCCTGCTCCACTAGTCTTAGACCCAACTTGGCATGTCTTTGGAGGagtctgcttttctctgtgtggGCTGGCCAGTGCTGGTGAGGCCTGCCTGGGTCTTATCTGCAGGGGTGGCTCAAACAGGGACTTCTGGCAGGGCTGGgtatatagttatttttcatgatAGTCTAGGTTGGGGGGACCTGCCGCCATGGTGGACACACTAAGTTAGTCTGAACTGATCTGTGGACCAGAGGAAGGATATTAGTGAGAAAGTTAGTGAAATTCAGATAAGGTCTGTTGATTAGTATCAACGTTAATTTCCTTATTTAGATAATTGTACAATGCTTATGTAAGATGATAACATTAGAGGAAGCCGAGTGTAGGAGTTTTATGATGCATGATGGAAGtctaaagttattttaatataagAACCTCAGAAgcgtttaaaataaaattggcgGGGaggggctcagtcaattgagcatccggctcttgattttggtcacgatcccagggttgtgggattgagctccatgtcaggctctgcactgagcatggagcctgcttaagtttctctctctctctctctctctctctctctctcacacacacccctcctcccttcctccctccctctcccccttctctccctccccccctccccccttctccctctctcctcctctctccacttctctctccccctctctccctgtctccccttctttctccccttctctctccccttatctctctcctctctccccctttctccctgtctccccttctctctccccttctctctccccttctctctctctccctctcactccctctctccccatcccctctcccttctctgcccctctcccctgcttgcacatgctctctctttctaaaacaaacaaacaaacaaacaaacaaaaagatatttaaaataaaattggaagatattaagaaaaccaaaacaaaccctAATGTGTTCCCTGGTCATCCTAACAAACCTGACTCCTCACATACACTGCAGCTCTGTGTTAACACTGGGGCCTGGCTCTGGATGTTTGGAGGCCAAGTTGGGGAGGTCTGACCCAGCCAAGCCTCATGCGATACATGTCTTCATGTGCGAAATGGTACCCACCTCTCTGGTCCTTAAAACAAATGAGTTTTCTAAGCTATGAGATATAGCCACCCGAGCCtctgtttcccatctgtaaaatgggaacagcaGCCACATCTCCTTCTAAAGGTGGTTTTGAGGATTCAGTGTTCTGGGGGTCATAAAGCCCTTAGCATACACTACACATGTGGTCAGCCCCTATGGATAGTGGGCACAGTTCCCTTCTCTGACTAGTAGGCTTAGTGGGCTTCCATTCTCTGAAGGGTGTCTGGGGCTGGCCAGGTGGGCAGGAGAAGGGCATCTGTCTTGGCCACTCATCAGGATCCTCTTGCCAGCTTTCTCCCAAGTAGTGGAGAACACAGCCTTCTTCGGTGACGTGGCGCTGCGCTTCCCGAGGATTGTGCACCACTACTTTGACCACAATTCCAATTGGAATCTTCTCATCCGCTGGGGCATCAGCTTCTGCAACCAGTCGGGCGTCTTTGACCAAGGACCCCACTCGCCCATCCTTAGCCTGGTAAGGACTGGGGGCAGAGGAGGTTCAGGAGCCCTCTGCCTGGTGGTGCACCACGAACCTTGCATCTGCCTTCAGTTAGGCCTGAATGTCAGCCCTTGGTTGTGGTTTCTGTGATAAGCCTCAGGGCACCTTGAGATGCAGTCTCaaggggttctgtgctgacctgGGTCCCTAGGGGTCATCACCTGTTTCACGTCTGCCTAAGCCTTGGGCCTGAGTCCCACTGTGGAGGGAGTAGCCGCGGGTAAGGAGTcaggagaggcagaggatgaCTAACTTCTCCTCATCCGCAGATGGCCCAGGAGCTGGGGATCAGCGAGAAAGACTCTGACTTCCAGAACCCATTTAAAGCAGACCGCCCAGAGGTAAGCTGCTGGGGCCTATGGCCATGTTTGCTCTGCCTCTGCGGGGTCATGGGAAGCCAGGTCATACTGGGGATGGGACACCTGGGGTGGAGCATGAAAGCCTTTGACTTGGAACCAGACATGGCTTGAGTCTGGATCCACATACCTTTATTTGCTCATTGGTGCCTTTGGGCAAGCCACTGCCCCCGTCTTAGCCTCAGGCTCCCTGTCTTATCATGGGGTATGGACCCCGGCTGTGGGGGATAGTCAGAGCCTATGAACACACCCATCCTGATGTATAGTAGGCATCTCACATCAGGTGGCTGCTAGGCAAGGTCAGGCCGTGCTTCTCTACCCTTGAGCCTTTGAGCACTCAGCCAGGCTTCTGTCTCACGTTCCTGCATATGCTTTCAACCTAGGGGACTGAGGTGGGCTCTGAGGGCTGAAGGCTACAGGGTAGGACCACAGATGGGGACATGCAGagtagaagggaggagggaatcaGGTGGCAGGGCAGTGCATCAGGGGCAGGAAAGCCTGGAGGACTGGACTTGTCAAATCATAGGCTCTCCTCTGGTGTAGGGAGGGGTGTCAGGGTCCGTGAGGGGTCTAGGATTTTAGCCTGCTACTGTTTCATGGATACTGACAGGTCAGAGGCATCAGAGTTCATTATAGCAAAAGCAATATCTGGCCTGTTGGCCTGGCCGTGTGGGTTCCCCATGTTCAAGTCATCCACAGTGACACAGAGGGGCCCAGGCAGATGCTGCACATGCAGTGGCTTTGCATGAAGGTGAGGAATAGCGAGTTTGGGATATTCACAGCCTTTGTAGTGAATAGCGGCAAACCTGCTTTTTGAGGGGCGGTCATCCTGTCACCCTTCCAGGTGGTTCTCTGCAAGCAGTCCTGACAAATAATACCCAGATACAGAGAGGTCAGGGCTTTGCTTTCTTGTTGTACCCAGTGAGAACGTGCAGGATGCTCAGGGCCGTGGTTGATTGCCTCCCCCACAGTTTACCTGTCAACCCTGTGTGTTTTGGCTTAACTTAAATTTCCACGTGAATGTGCTATTCAGTCTGATTGATCAGTAGAGGCCAGGACCAAATGTGTCCTAGACCAAATGTCTCATATTGCCATTTGATTCTGGCTACCATCAACAGGACTCTAAGCAGCAGGATGAGGCCAACCTGCAGTGTTGATCTCAGCCCCCCAGCTTGCAGACTCAGCCAAGTCCTGGGTGGGCCAgtaggcttttgttgttgttgttgttgttgttgttgttgttgttgttgttgttgaatgtttatttttgagagagagggagagagagagagcgtgagcaggggaggggcagagagagagggagagacagaatccgaagcaggttccaggctctgagctgtcagcacagagtccgatgcggggctcaaactcacgaaccgcgagatcatgacctgagctgaagtcggacgcttaactgactgagccacccagacgccccaccaGCAGGGTTTATATTAGACAGTCAGAATAGTCTAAGGCCAATCTGTTACCCATGACCACCCACACAAGAGTTTAGACTGACCTATTGATCTTTGATGTCATTGTCAACAATTACAGGGAGCAATAGATGGACCCAGAGCAGCCCTCATCCCCAGTGAAGACACATTTCATGGCCCACTGTCTCCCATCTGTCACGACATGGTTTGAGCCACTGTTATATTGTTTCTCTGAGCCCTGAGAGCAGTGTCACTATGGGATTGCAGCCTCATTTGCCCTATGTGGCATAACCCAAGGCCACTCAGGCATCAGGAGCAGCAGATGGATTTGTATCTGTCAGATTAAAACAGGTTGTATTGGCCTTTGTGCCTGCACAGGGTCACTTAGGGAGCTGCTTTTGATGGCATCAGGCACAGCAGAGTAGTTTACTACTAACCACATCCCTGTGAGTTTTCCTTTCACAGGGCTGAGATGACACACCCAACAGCCAATCACATTATCAGCTGCAACTGCCACTTTGCATGGACAGATCCTAGGATTGTTTGCCAAGTGGCGGTGCTAGATCGAAGAGACCAAGAGGATTAGTTGTTCCCTCCCCAGATGCTAAGATTATTGCTACAAAATCGGTATGGCACATCCCAGGACCTAGATAGAATTCCACTTTTTCTCCAGTCCTCCTCTACTCTCACCTGGAGCTTTCTTTCATCCAGAAGGGTCAGATGTGAATGGGACAAGGGCATTTGTCATTTTCAGAGACCCATCATACCTTCCATCTTGGGCCACTGTAGGGGGACTTGGCAGGGAGCATACTTAGCCAAATGGTCATTATCCTAATGATTTCACGTCATACCATTTCAACCAGGGACTCTAGGCAGTCAAGCCAGAAATACAGAGTCCTCTGCTTCATGCCCGTCCATGGTGGCAAGTACAATGCCACATCTAGTACAATGATGTATTTAGATGGCGAAACCAGTTAACTGGGCACTATAGGCTTGATCAGCGTTTTGATTCTGGTTGGTGTCATCAGAGAATGGGCCTTATGATGGGCATCTAAACAAGTGACCCGGACTGTTCACTTGTCAACCATAGTTTGTTTCCATACTTCATGGCCCCAAAGAGGAATGGCTGCCTTTGATCTGCCATTCTTCTGATCTGTCTTCTGATATGGACAGCTAGGACGCTGACAACGGTCACTAGAAATAAGACATGCACGGTGTTAGGAATATTATCTAGGCAAGGGTGGTGGCTTTTAATTCAGATCATTGTCTGACTGGCCTTGATGGCATTATCACTGGGGCTGGATGGCTGCCACCGCCAATGCACAACAGTGTCTAGGATTCCCAAAAGCACCCCTGGATTTGATGATTCGCTAGGAAGAATCACGGGAATCAGTGTACAGTTGTGCTCATGGCTGTAGTTGATTA
It encodes the following:
- the CCDC134 gene encoding coiled-coil domain-containing protein 134, whose protein sequence is MDLLRFLAFVFVMLLSGTGVTGTLRTSLDPSLEIYKKMFEVKRREQLLALKNLAQLNDVHQQYKILDVMLKGLFKVLEDSRTVLIAADVLPDGPFPQDEKLKDAFSQVVENTAFFGDVALRFPRIVHHYFDHNSNWNLLIRWGISFCNQSGVFDQGPHSPILSLMAQELGISEKDSDFQNPFKADRPEFISSTDPFQKALREEEKRRKKEEKRKEMRKGPRISRSQSEL